One stretch of Castor canadensis chromosome 14, mCasCan1.hap1v2, whole genome shotgun sequence DNA includes these proteins:
- the LOC109680493 gene encoding LOW QUALITY PROTEIN: uncharacterized protein (The sequence of the model RefSeq protein was modified relative to this genomic sequence to represent the inferred CDS: inserted 1 base in 1 codon): protein MGCQNPSGESYPVLICSEEPVTFEDVAVNFTTEEWALLEPSQKKLCRDVMLEILRNLAAIGKKQEENTEDDYKNPSINLRTKVIQRLCEDKQSSHCVAQQTAEHIVNHKTLGVTPYESCVCGEFASDHSSLNVPVRAHTGHKPCEYQKHVEKPYKHKECGKAFTYSHCIQRHESSHTGEIPCGHKARDENSRYLSSDQNRESTHSREKNHQYEQHGKAFGRGNHTKIHERIHTEEKPYECKQCGKAFTCSSQLRRHERTHSGEKPYVCKYCGKAFTYSQHLQRHERTHTAEKPYVCKQCGKAFIRSSHLEKHDITHTGEKPYVCKQCGKAFTCSSTLQIHERTHSGKKPYVCKQCGKALTRFTHLQRHERTHTGEKHYVCKQCGKAFTCFSHLQRHEQTHTGEKPYVCKQCGKAFTHSHNLQRHETTHTGGKCYICKQCGKAFTRSSHLQTHERTHTGEKPYVCNQCGKAFSDCNYLKRHARIHSGDKPYGCKQCGKAFTTSSNLQTHKRIHTGERPYVCKQCGQAFTYSRHLQRHKKSHTGENPYPXKQCGRDFTYYSTLQTCEITHAKENPYICKQCGKAFIHPTLFYQRETTHIGM from the exons ATGGGATGTCAGAATCCTAGTGGAGAAAGTTACCCTGTGCTCATCTGTTCCGAG GAACcagtgacctttgaggatgtggctGTGAATTTCACCACGGAAGAGTGGGCTTTGCTGGAGCCTTCACAAAAGAAGCTCTGCAGAGATGTGATGCTGGAAATCTTGAGGAACCTGGCTGCTATAG ggaaaaaacaggaagaaaatactgAAGATGACTACAAAAATCCCAGTATAAATCTAAG AACTAAAGTGATACAGAGACTCTGTGAAGACAAACAAAGTAGTCATTGTGTAGCACAACAGACTGCAGAGCATATTGTGAATCATAAAACTCTTGGAGTGACACCATATGAAAGCTGTGTGTGTGGAGAATTTGCTAGTGATCATTCATCCCTAAATGTGCCTGTTAGAGCTCACACTGGACACAAACCTTGTGAGTATCAGAAACATGTAGAGAAACCTTACAAACataaggaatgtgggaaagccttcacttacTCTCATTGCATTCAGAGGCATGAAAGTTCTCATACTGGAGAGATACCCTGTGGTCATAAAGCACGCGATGAAAACTCTAGGTATCTCAGTTCTGATCAAAATCGTGAGAGCACTCACAGTAGAGAAAAGAACCATCAATATGAGCAACATGGGAAAGCCTTCGGGAGAGGCAATCATactaaaatacatgaaagaattcacactgaaGAGAAGC CTTatgaatgtaaacaatgtgggaaagccttcacttgtTCCAGTCAGCTCCgaagacatgaaagaactcactctggagagaagccctatgtaTGTAAGTACTGTGGGAAAGCATTTACTTATTCCCAACACCTccaaagacatgaaagaactcacactgcaGAAAAgccctatgtatgtaagcaatgtggaaaagctttCATTCGTTCCagtcaccttgaaaaacatgacataactcacactggagagaagccttatgtatgtaagcaatgtgggaaagccttcacttgtTCCAGTACccttcaaatacatgaaagaactcactctggaaagaaaccctatgtatgcaagcaatgtgggaaagccctCACTCGTTTCACTCATcttcaaagacatgaaagaactcatactggagagaaacactatgtatgtaagcaatgtgggaaagccttcacttgtTTTAGTCACCTTCAAAGACATGAACAaactcacactggggagaagccctatgtgtgtaaacaatgtggaaaagccttcactCATTCccataaccttcaaaggcatgaaACCACTCACACTGGAGGGAAATGTTAcatatgtaagcaatgtgggaaagccttcactcgCTCAAGTCACCTTCAAACACacgaaagaactcacactggagagaaaccctatgtatgtaaccagtgtgggaaagcctttagtgATTGTAATTACCTTAAAAGACATGCAAGAATTCATAGTGGAGataaaccctatggatgtaagcagtgTGGCAAAGCCTTCACTACTTCCAGTAATCTTCAAACACataaaagaattcacactggtgaAAGACCTTATGTTTGTAAGCAATGTGGACAAGCCTTTACTTATTCTCGACACCTTCAAAGACACAAAAAATCTCACACTGGAGAGAATCCTTATC ATAAACAATGTGGCAGAGACTTCACTTATTACAGTACCCTTCAAACATGTGAGATAACTCATGCTAAAGAGAACCCCTAtatatgtaagcaatgtgggaaagccttcattcATCCCACATTATTTTACCAACGTGAAACAACTCACATTGGAATGTAA